The genomic region ACAGTGCGAGATGCTTGCCGACGTCCGCGTAGACCACGACGACGATCGACCCCATGAGTGCGCCCATACAGAACCCCATCACCATCGCGAGAAGCATGGGCACGCCGACTTCACGCACCGCGGTGCGGGTGTGGAAGCTCGTCGGTGCACCGATGAAATAAAGCGCCTGGGTCAATTGCTTCTGCTCAACAACGGACAGCGACTGGGTGAGCAGGGTCGAGGCGGCCAGCAACACGGCACCGAAGACCGCCGTGATCGCCAGGCCTGTACTGATATCCGTGGTCATCATCGCAGTGGCCGGATCGACTTCTAACACCGGGACCGATGCGGCCCAGCTGCCGACACCGGCGATGAGAGACACGAAGAACAACGCTGTCACCCGCTTCCACGTGGTGCGCACCCCGCGGCCAACTCTTCTGGTGGCCACGTAGTTCGCGGCACCGGGCATTCCGTAGCTCAGACGCGAGATGAGCTGAATCATCCCTACCGCGATGACCCCATTGATCACCAGAATGAAGCCGACAATCATAAGCACCATGGCGAATTCGAGCGCATCCGAACCTGGTGTAATAGAGAGCCTGGAGAGCACACGGTAGAGCGCAATAGCCGCAATCACCGACAGGACGAGAACAACGACGCTTTGGCCCTTGGGCGGGACTTTCCGGGCCACGCCGAGCGGGGTGATGGCCACCCGGCGCAGCGCCAGCCAGACGGAACCAGCGGCGAGAACCAGCACCAGTAGCCATACTGCAGGCACGAGCCACCACGTGAACATTTCCCACGTGCCGATGCGCTTTTTCTGCAGGGTCAGCAGCGACCACGCAGGCACCGTGGCTAGGTAGAGTGCCGTGCCGAGCACCAATCCGACGGCCGCCTGCCGCAGCGCGTCGAGGGTCATCATGCCGCGCACCTGGCGCGCAGTTGCGCCGATGAGACGCAGCGCGGCCAACTGTTCTTCCCGCCCGCCCAGGTTCGTGCGCGCGGCCTGGGTGAGCAGGCCTAGCAACGTAGGCAGCAAGAGAATGCCGGCGAACAGGGCGAGAAACACGTAGCTCGAAGAGAACGGCGTTCCAAACTCTTCAGCACCTGCAGCAATCTCCGCGTGGGGGTTGCGGTGCCGCTCAAAGAACATCCATGTGCCGCCGGCAAGGGTCAACAGCATCCACGTGGACAGGGTGAACGCCGCCAGGGACAAAGCCCCTACCCAGCGCTCGCCGCTGTTGCGCTGCGCCCGGGCGTCGCGCGACTGGGACCGTGCAGCTTTCATCAAGGTCGTTGCGCTCATGCCGCCGCCTCCGAGTGGATCAAGCCGTCGCGGATTTCAATCCGCCGGTCGCACCATGCGGCGATGTTCGGGTCGTGGGTGACCAGTACCAACGTCACCCCGGCTTTGCGCGTGATCGCGGTGATCTGCTGCATGACCTCGTGCCCGGTTGCTTGGTCCAGCGCGGCGGTCGGCTCATCGGCGAAGACGACCAGCGGCGGACCGCCGAAAGCGCGGGCGATGGCGACGCGCTGCGCCTGGCCGCCGGAGAGCTGGCCGGGAAAACGGTCCACAAAGTCACCCATGCCCAGCCTGCCGAGAATGTCGGCTGCCGCGGCGTGCGCGTCCTTCTGGGGTGTGCCGCGCAGAATCTGCGGCAGCGCCACATTCTCCTTCGCGGTCAGCTCGGGGAGGAGTTGCCCGTCCTGGAAGATGAAGCCGAAGTGGTCGAGGCGGAGTTCGGAACGCTCGGCGTCGTTAAGCGATGCGATATTGCGCCCGTTGAAGAGGATCTCGCCGGTATCCGGCACAAGCACCCCCGACATGCAGTGCAGCAGGGTCGACTTGCCCGAGCCGGACGGTCCCATGATAGCCACCGACTGGCCGGCCTCGACGGTGAGGCTGATGCCTTCTAGAACCCGTTGTTGGGTGAATGATTTCGTGATGTCGCGTAGTTCAAGCATGCTTTCCATTTCACCTCCGGCTGCAGTCACGGACCATGGTGCGGACTCCCGAATAAGGGTAGTGCCAGCACTACCCCGCTACTGTGTGACACATGTGGCGCAAACAGAACCACGAAGCAGCCTCAGCCGCGGCGATCCACCAACTCACGGCGTCGCGGCGCAGGATCGCAGAAGCGTACGAAATCGAGCGGCTGCGTATCGAGCGCGACCTCCACGACGGCGCGCAACAGTACTTCGTTGCTGCCGCCATGAAACTCGGGGAGGCACGACTTGAGGTGGACTCGCCGCTGCTTGACGACGCCGCACGCGACCTCACCGAAGGCCTTCAAGTACTGCGGCGCACCGTCCGCGGGATTCACCCGCGCGAGCTCACCGACCGTGGCCTTGTCGCAGCGATCGAAACGGCGGCTGCCCAATACGGCCCGCACGTCTCTGTGCGCGCCCCGCATGCCCTTCCGCGTATCGACGCCTCCGTCCTCGCCGCCGCCTACTTCTTCACCGCCGAGGCACTGACCAACGCGGCGAAGTACGCGCCCGGCGCAGCTGTGGACGTGCTGATCACCAGCGACCGCACCCTCAACGTCGCAGTCACCGACAGCGGCGACGGTGGCGCCCATTTCCGCCCTGGCGGCGGGCTGGACGGGATGCGGGAACGGATCGCAGCTTTCGGCGGATCCGTCGAGCTCAACTCGCCGAGCGGCGGCCCCACGACTGTCATCGCGCGGATCCCGCTGCTCCTCTTCCGCGGTGAAAGCGGGGTGGCGCAATGCGGATCGTGATCGCGGATGACTCTGCGCTGCTGCGCGAAGGTGTCGCCGGGCTGCTCACCCGGCGCGGGCACGAGGTGGTCGGACAGGTCAGCGATGCGCCGTCGCTGGCAGGGGTCGTGGATGAGCAGCGCCCTGACCTCGTGATCACAGACGTGCGGATGCCGCCGGACATGCGTGACGACGGCCTGCGCGCCGCCCTCACCCTCCGCGAAACCTTCGGAGCCGTCAACGTGCTGGTGCTGTCTCAGTACGTCGCCGCGACGTACGCGCGCGAACTCTTCGCCGGCGGTGGCGGCGGCACCGGCTACCTGCTCAAAGACCGTGTGGCCGAGGTCAAGGACTTCGTTGCCGCCTGTGAGACTGTCGCCGCAGGAGGAGTCGTGATCGACCCGGACGTCGCCGGCGCGCTCATGGCCGCGAGCTCGCGGTGGCTGACTACCCTCACCCCGCGGGAGCGCGAGGTCCTCGAGCTCATGGCGGAGGGGTTGTCGAACGCAGAGATCGCCGGCAAGCTCTACCTCTCCGGTGCTGCGGTGGCGAAGCATGTCTCGTCGATCTTCGCCAAGCTGGGCTTGCACCCCGACACGGAGAACCGGCGCGTGCGCGCGATCTTGATGTACCTGTCGGAACGCGGCGTGGGCTAGTGGTGGGCTAGTCGTGAGCTAGTCCCGTCCCCAGTCTGCAAGATCGGTCCGCCGGCGGCGCAAACGGCGCTCCAGCACGTCGGGGCCCTGCCCGGAGACGATCTCATACTCATCGTCGGTGAGCAGCACCAGTTCCAGCAACAGAGTCATCTGCCCAGGCTCCGTGAATGTCGGTGTCCCCTGGTCGAACAGCTGGGGTTCGCGCAGGAGGCCGTGGTGGACGGTGAGGTCGGGATCGTCGATAAGCTGCGGCAACAGTTCCCCAGGCTGTGCGGGATTCGCGGCGTCACGCAGCGTGTTCCACGTCCCCGCGAGCGCCATCGCGCGCTGCTCTGGACTTCCTCCCCCGCACACCAGCTCGCACCGCACGGACGTGACCCCGTCGGAGTCGAGGGTCAGGCCCGTGTCCTCCGCGCTGAAACCCACCGTTGCGGCCAGCGGCATTGCCTGCGCCAGCGCGATCGGGAACCCGGCGAGTTCGCGCACTTCAATCGGGCCGACGACATTCGTCAGCCACTCAATGGTCTCTTCGGGTGCCACTAGCGCTCGAGCTTCTCCAGAGCGGCGAGCAGGACGCAGGTGGCCACGCCGTCCATGGCGGTGCGGACCTCATCCAGCGGAGGCAACGACGGCGCCAGGCGGATGTGGCGGTCATTGTCGTCCTTGCCGTGCGGGAAAGCGGAACCCGCCTTGGTCAAAGTGATGCCGGCTTCCTTGGCCAGCTCCCAGACGCGGGTGGCGGTGCCGTCGACGACGTCGAGGGAGATGAAGTAACCGCCCTCCGGCTCCGTCCAGCGCGCCACGTTGTACTCGCCGAGGCGGTTCCGGAGGGTCTCCAGCACAGCCTCGAACTTCGGGGCCAGCGACTGGGCGTGCTTGCGCATTACGTTGCGCACGCCATCGGCGTCGCCGAAGAACTTCGCGTGGGCCAGCTGGTTGACCTTGTTCGGGCCGATTCCACGGATCCCCGCGATAGAGGCGTACCAGTCCAGGTTCTCTGTCGAAGAAGCGAAGAACGCGACACCGGCACCGGCGTGGGTGATCTTGGAGGTCGAGCTCATCACCCAGAAACGGTTCGGGTTGCCAGCCTCCTCGGCGATCGACAGCACATCGATGATCGGCGGGAACTCATCTTTGAACGTGTGCACGGCGTACGCGTTGTCCCACACAATGCGGAAGTCCGGCGCGGCTGTCTCCATCGTGGCGAGCTTGCGCGCAACCTCCTCCGACACAGTCGCACCCGTCGGGTTGGAGTACATCGGCACGACCCACACGCCCTTCACAGCCGGATCCTTTGCCAGCTCGGCAATCGCATCGGCATCAGGGCCGTCCTCCAGCATCGGCACGTTGACCATGTCGAAGCCGAACTTCTCCGTGATAGCGAAGTGACGGTCGTAGCCCGGCACCGGGCAGATCCACTTCACTGTCTCCTCTTCGCGCCACGGACGCTCCGAGTCATTGTTGCCGAAGGTGTAGGACCAGGAGATCAGGTCGAACATGATGTTCAGCGACGATGAATCACCCGCGTACAGGTTCTCCGGGTTGACTCCGATGAGCTCGCCCCAGATCTCGCGAATGTCCGTGATGCCCTGCAGGTTGCCGTAATTGCGCACGTCCGTGCCCGACTTGTCGGTGTAGTTTTCGCGGCCCGGCAGCTCCAGCAGTTCGTTGGAGAAGTCCAGTTGCTCCGACGACGGCTTACCGCGCGTCAAGTCCAAGTTGAGGTTACGGGCCTTGAGCGCCTCGTACTCGCCGCGCACCTGCTGCGCGAGCTCGTCGCGAGCTGCCTGATCAAGATCCAGAAGGGACATTGGCGATCACATCCTTTGCGTTCGGCTAAACGGGGAATGGGTAAGTTTAATTTGCCACGTCCAGCGTACCCGCGATCAGCGGACGGACACCGCCCCCGAGCGTGTACGCGCAAAATAAAGGGACCTCACGCACCTGCCAGAGCTCGCTGACCCTTGCTGCGTTCCCGCCCTGGGGGAGTTCACAAGATAAGCACCGCGTGAGATCCTGCGCACCAGCTTATCGTTTCGGGCAAGCCGATTCAAAAACCACGCCTACCTGCACCCAACCCGGTTCCGCCCGGGGATTTTGTACACCGTCTCCAATCGGTTAAAGTGGTTGCTCGACGCTGTTCACCGCCTTGCGGTGAGCAGAGCAACGTCGCTGGAGGATTCGACTAGCGGCCTATGTCACACGCCTGGAACGCGTGCGGGTTTCACGACCCTCGTGGGTTCAAATCCCACATCCTCCGCCACACGAAATGCCCTGCCTGCATTGTTCAGGGCAGGGCATTTTGCTTATCGACGCCCCCGCTGCCCCCAGCTTTAAACTGACAACCTATGTCCATCAGTGCGCAGGCGGCGTTGGCGTGATCGCCGTAGTCATAACGGTGGTTGCCGTCGGGGGCCTTGTCATTGTCGCTGATGCGACGAGCGCCCACTCCGCAATCTTCGTCCTCATGGTGACTCTCACGGGATTCGGATGGGCGCCGTTCGTCGGCAATTCGCTAGAGCGCTATATCCCGCACTCCCTGTGGGATCGAATGTCCATGTCACACGAAACCTCTCGTCGATGGGGAGTCTCGCAGTTCAATTCTCTCCTATCGCGGATCGGCTGGAACAAGCTCATCTTCGCTATGCGGGAGGATAGCGCGACCGGAGAGGGAGACCGCTGGGACCCACGACACATGAAGTCGGCCGCTGCTGGCCATGGGTGGGGGTTCCTGCTTCATGCCGCGACCGCAATCTGGGCTGGCGCGTCCGGAGGGTGGGTGGCTTTGATAGTCCTTCTGCTGGCCGGGGTTGTCCTCCACTTCTACCCGGTTCTGCTGCAGATTCGTGTGCTGACCCGCTTGCGTGAACGCTAGTCCTGCACCCCTAAGGGTTTAGCGCTCCTCGTCGACTTCCTCTTCTGTTTCGGGAGTGACAGTGCCCGGGTTATCCTGGCCGATGTCACCGCGCCTCTTGGCGGGCACCCATTCCTCGCTGATCTTCCGGAAGAAGTCCTTCTCTTTCTTTTCAGAATCGGCGATGTTGTCGAGGACTTCCTGGATGCGGCCGGCAGGGACGACAGTGACACCGTCGTTGTCGGCGATGATGAGGTCCCCGCCTTTGACCACCGTGCCAGCGCAGGCGACCGGGTAGCCCACCTCCGCCGGGCCGAAACGAGTCGGACCCATCGGCGTCGTACCGGTGGCGAAGACCTGCAGGCCGTACTCTTCCAGATCGTTCACATCGCGGACAGGTCCGTCGACGACGCAGCCGAGCACGCCCGCTTCCACCATCATGCGGGCGATCTGGCCGCCGATGATGGCCGATCCGTCAGCTCCGCGGGCGTTGATGACGAAGATGTCGCCCTCTTGCGCGTCGTCAAGCGCGCGCCACACGCCGAGATTGTCACCAGGGGTGCAGTTGATCGGGAATGCGTTGCCGATGGCGCTGCCTTCGCCGGTGATGCGGCGGATCCGGCCCGCCATCGTGGTCAGGTGGCCGAGAGTGTCACCCACGACGGCGGCTTCGGCATCGTGGAGGCGGTTCAGGGTGGACAGGTCGTAGCGCTTCCAAGGGTCATTGACACGGACGTTGGACAGATCAGCATCGAAGAGCATGCGCCCCACTGTATGCACAACTGCCACGGTGGGGAGAGCCCCATAATTGGGCTTTCGCCAGGTCAGTCACGCCAGACGAACGGTTCGCGCGGCAGCGCTAGATGAGAAGCCGTCTCCTGGCACCCTGAGAGTCATTAATCACGGACATACTTCCCAGAGCCAGCAACAAGAGCCCAAATGCGCCTAAACGGTGCACACCGGGACCGCCAGTTTTCGGTAGTTGTGGCTGCTCAACATTGACAACTGTCAGAGCAACACCATCCACGCCACCCGCATCTCGGACCTTTTGAGCTTTCGGATCATCTGGGGGAAGCGCCACTCCGACGCTCGTCGGTTGACTCAATAGCTGGAGTTGGGAGCGACCATCCTGCCCGCGGGTGATCATGAACTCAATCGGTTGCGCAAGCCGAAGGTAGCCCGGAGGCGCTTGCGTCTCTACCAAAAGGTACGGTTTGTCGAATTCCAGGCCACTGACCGAGTAGCCGCTCGCCGGGTTAGGGACGATGTCTGAAACCTTCGCGCCCAGTCCATCGGCAGCATTCTCGTCCTTTTCATGAAGCGCGAACTTAGCTCCATCGAGCAGCTCCAAGTTGTCGCGTCCGTCATTATCGGCCATCTTGAACAGCGCCAACGAGGTTTTCTCTGCCCCAGTAGAGTTGCTGAACCTACACGTCACGGCCTGCAGGCCGGGGTTTGAAGGAATCGTCAGCCTACTCTCGATGTCAGACCTATCAGTCAGGTCTGACAGTGCTTCCGTCGGAACCACTGTCCCGTTCGCGGACCACGCATGGCCTTCAACACATTTGAGCGCGGACGAATACTGCTCAGTGTGCTCCTTGGCTAGCTTCTCGCCGTCTCCATCGCGGAACCCCTCAAAGATCCCGTACGTTTCACCACGTTTGACATAGCTAAAAGCAACCTGGTCCTGCAGCCCGGTCTCAGGCGTTGATGCCGTAACGGCCCCCTCCAAATAGGTGCGCCTATTCGTCAGCGATGACGGGTCTCGATAGGCCCCCAGTTGGAATTGGTCATCGTCTTCGACACGATCGCCCGTGACCTCTTTTTCGATCCGTAGAATCAATTCATTAACCGGGCCCGAATCGTAAATCGAGGTGGCTCCCCACAGAGATTGGTTCGGTTTAAATATTCCGTACGGAGTGCTTTCAACCGTTGCTTTTAATTCATCACCCTCAAGGTCGTATCCACCCTCTCCATCCGAGACAAAGTGAGACCACACAAGACCGGAGTTGGCAACGCGATCGTGAGTTCCCTCCGTTTGCGTCGAAAGAATGTACTCACCAAAGCGGCCCATGCCATAAGTTGGGCGGGGAAGGTTTCCTATAATTTCTCCTTCCTTGCTACGCCCCGCATCCGGGTTACCTGGCTCCAAAGCCGGCCAGCGGACAATAACGGACTCAGATCTGGAAAATCCCGAGTCAGTAGTGCCGGCTCCAAACAGGCTTCCGTCTGACCCCACGAAGAAGTCACCTGCAGACGAAACTTCTTTTCTTCCGATATTTGGCCATCGTTGTTCCATTTCTTTAATGTCTGCGCCAAGCTCGCATGCAGAATTCAAAGCTGGATCTTTCACACACGACGGATCGAGCTTCCAAATGGGACTGTATCCCTTAGTTGTCTTCGGTGTAGAGAAGAGTAGCTTGCCATCGTAGTCAAAGGTCAAAGAATTGAGCTGCCCACCATCTGTCAAAGCGCTACCGGCCGCAGATGCTCCCAGGTTGAACGAACCTCGGCCTACGTGAGCACCGGTACGAGCATCGTATTTATCCATGACGAAACCGTTAGAGTTCGTAGATTGACCCACAAACTGGACGGCGTAAAGGTATTTGCCGTCCTTAGTCACCGCGATATCGCCGTACCCGAGTTTGGCGGGAAACTGCCGACCGATCCTTATCGACCCTAAATCCGGGGAAATGTCGTACCTAGTGAACTGGGACGCAGTATTCACCCAATAGGTATGTTCTGTCGGGGTTCCGGAGAGCCCAGAATCAGGCTCGACCTCATACCCTTCGCGTGTGAGTTTGTAACGAACCGTGAGGGTGTCGCCGTTCTTAATCGTTGGCCTGTTACTGGAGATTAAGAAGTGAGTGGAAGACCAAACATCGAGAGGTGCGCCCGCTCCCTTTTCGTCCACTGAGTGCTCGACCAACTTCCTGAGCCCCCGTTCCTGCGCAGTCAGCGAATTCTCCGGGTTCGTGTCCTTACTGTCGTTGAGCCACAGATATTCCAACCCCTCGAGCTTGGCCCCTTGTTCGAGAATGAACCAGCCGCGAGGGTTGAATCGAAGCTCGTTGAACGGCCCACCCTGGGGGCTCATGCCGTCTACTTGGAACGTGAAACGAATCGTCGCTACTTTTCCGTCATCTTCTTCCGGCACGATTTCTGTCAGCTGGAAGGTCGGATTTTTACCGAGGGAAAAGTTACTCCCACCACCCTTGTACTCCTGAATCTTCCATATATCCGCTTGCGGATCGTCTGCCGCTGCATACTGTTGGCTTCGGAAGAGCTCTGGGGAGATGGAAAGCTCGCTGTCGAGAGCCTCATCAGCCGTTTCCAGGCGCCACGACTGCCCGCTGAGGACACTTCCTGCATCCACCTCGACATCCACTTCAACCAGGTTCGTGTCGGTCACGTGAGTTGGGCGTTGAAGGCTAATGATTTGCCTATCCTGATCATCAACGCCTTCTGATACCTCAACTTCATCCGAGTTGAAACGCGCCTCTACCGCGTTCACTTGGGCTCCGGCATCTTGGCGGACGAGCCTGATGTATTCATCTTGACCCAGCTCGGCGGAAGACACCTTACTAGCGAGTGTGTACAGAAGTTTCCCCTCGGCATTGG from Corynebacterium genitalium ATCC 33030 harbors:
- a CDS encoding FtsX-like permease family protein, giving the protein MSATTLMKAARSQSRDARAQRNSGERWVGALSLAAFTLSTWMLLTLAGGTWMFFERHRNPHAEIAAGAEEFGTPFSSSYVFLALFAGILLLPTLLGLLTQAARTNLGGREEQLAALRLIGATARQVRGMMTLDALRQAAVGLVLGTALYLATVPAWSLLTLQKKRIGTWEMFTWWLVPAVWLLVLVLAAGSVWLALRRVAITPLGVARKVPPKGQSVVVLVLSVIAAIALYRVLSRLSITPGSDALEFAMVLMIVGFILVINGVIAVGMIQLISRLSYGMPGAANYVATRRVGRGVRTTWKRVTALFFVSLIAGVGSWAASVPVLEVDPATAMMTTDISTGLAITAVFGAVLLAASTLLTQSLSVVEQKQLTQALYFIGAPTSFHTRTAVREVGVPMLLAMVMGFCMGALMGSIVVVVYADVGKHLALFAALILLAFLGCVAAVAATGPLRTKVLAETGRLND
- a CDS encoding ABC transporter ATP-binding protein — translated: MESMLELRDITKSFTQQRVLEGISLTVEAGQSVAIMGPSGSGKSTLLHCMSGVLVPDTGEILFNGRNIASLNDAERSELRLDHFGFIFQDGQLLPELTAKENVALPQILRGTPQKDAHAAAADILGRLGMGDFVDRFPGQLSGGQAQRVAIARAFGGPPLVVFADEPTAALDQATGHEVMQQITAITRKAGVTLVLVTHDPNIAAWCDRRIEIRDGLIHSEAAA
- a CDS encoding sensor histidine kinase, whose amino-acid sequence is MWRKQNHEAASAAAIHQLTASRRRIAEAYEIERLRIERDLHDGAQQYFVAAAMKLGEARLEVDSPLLDDAARDLTEGLQVLRRTVRGIHPRELTDRGLVAAIETAAAQYGPHVSVRAPHALPRIDASVLAAAYFFTAEALTNAAKYAPGAAVDVLITSDRTLNVAVTDSGDGGAHFRPGGGLDGMRERIAAFGGSVELNSPSGGPTTVIARIPLLLFRGESGVAQCGS
- a CDS encoding response regulator transcription factor, with amino-acid sequence MRIVIADDSALLREGVAGLLTRRGHEVVGQVSDAPSLAGVVDEQRPDLVITDVRMPPDMRDDGLRAALTLRETFGAVNVLVLSQYVAATYARELFAGGGGGTGYLLKDRVAEVKDFVAACETVAAGGVVIDPDVAGALMAASSRWLTTLTPREREVLELMAEGLSNAEIAGKLYLSGAAVAKHVSSIFAKLGLHPDTENRRVRAILMYLSERGVG
- a CDS encoding suppressor of fused domain protein — encoded protein: MAPEETIEWLTNVVGPIEVRELAGFPIALAQAMPLAATVGFSAEDTGLTLDSDGVTSVRCELVCGGGSPEQRAMALAGTWNTLRDAANPAQPGELLPQLIDDPDLTVHHGLLREPQLFDQGTPTFTEPGQMTLLLELVLLTDDEYEIVSGQGPDVLERRLRRRRTDLADWGRD
- a CDS encoding aminotransferase class I/II-fold pyridoxal phosphate-dependent enzyme, encoding MSLLDLDQAARDELAQQVRGEYEALKARNLNLDLTRGKPSSEQLDFSNELLELPGRENYTDKSGTDVRNYGNLQGITDIREIWGELIGVNPENLYAGDSSSLNIMFDLISWSYTFGNNDSERPWREEETVKWICPVPGYDRHFAITEKFGFDMVNVPMLEDGPDADAIAELAKDPAVKGVWVVPMYSNPTGATVSEEVARKLATMETAAPDFRIVWDNAYAVHTFKDEFPPIIDVLSIAEEAGNPNRFWVMSSTSKITHAGAGVAFFASSTENLDWYASIAGIRGIGPNKVNQLAHAKFFGDADGVRNVMRKHAQSLAPKFEAVLETLRNRLGEYNVARWTEPEGGYFISLDVVDGTATRVWELAKEAGITLTKAGSAFPHGKDDNDRHIRLAPSLPPLDEVRTAMDGVATCVLLAALEKLER
- a CDS encoding RraA family protein, with product MLFDADLSNVRVNDPWKRYDLSTLNRLHDAEAAVVGDTLGHLTTMAGRIRRITGEGSAIGNAFPINCTPGDNLGVWRALDDAQEGDIFVINARGADGSAIIGGQIARMMVEAGVLGCVVDGPVRDVNDLEEYGLQVFATGTTPMGPTRFGPAEVGYPVACAGTVVKGGDLIIADNDGVTVVPAGRIQEVLDNIADSEKKEKDFFRKISEEWVPAKRRGDIGQDNPGTVTPETEEEVDEER
- a CDS encoding prealbumin-like fold domain-containing protein; this translates as MTKRSHTRVRGLLCSVSVVGALLIGSVAPVAVSQTATESASDEASVSDAGETPLDMPADGMGDNGGGTAAGSDAPDDRTPSAGDQTIDSLNSARFGDVISIPKGSNAEGKLLYTLASKVSSAELGQDEYIRLVRQDAGAQVNAVEARFNSDEVEVSEGVDDQDRQIISLQRPTHVTDTNLVEVDVEVDAGSVLSGQSWRLETADEALDSELSISPELFRSQQYAAADDPQADIWKIQEYKGGGSNFSLGKNPTFQLTEIVPEEDDGKVATIRFTFQVDGMSPQGGPFNELRFNPRGWFILEQGAKLEGLEYLWLNDSKDTNPENSLTAQERGLRKLVEHSVDEKGAGAPLDVWSSTHFLISSNRPTIKNGDTLTVRYKLTREGYEVEPDSGLSGTPTEHTYWVNTASQFTRYDISPDLGSIRIGRQFPAKLGYGDIAVTKDGKYLYAVQFVGQSTNSNGFVMDKYDARTGAHVGRGSFNLGASAAGSALTDGGQLNSLTFDYDGKLLFSTPKTTKGYSPIWKLDPSCVKDPALNSACELGADIKEMEQRWPNIGRKEVSSAGDFFVGSDGSLFGAGTTDSGFSRSESVIVRWPALEPGNPDAGRSKEGEIIGNLPRPTYGMGRFGEYILSTQTEGTHDRVANSGLVWSHFVSDGEGGYDLEGDELKATVESTPYGIFKPNQSLWGATSIYDSGPVNELILRIEKEVTGDRVEDDDQFQLGAYRDPSSLTNRRTYLEGAVTASTPETGLQDQVAFSYVKRGETYGIFEGFRDGDGEKLAKEHTEQYSSALKCVEGHAWSANGTVVPTEALSDLTDRSDIESRLTIPSNPGLQAVTCRFSNSTGAEKTSLALFKMADNDGRDNLELLDGAKFALHEKDENAADGLGAKVSDIVPNPASGYSVSGLEFDKPYLLVETQAPPGYLRLAQPIEFMITRGQDGRSQLQLLSQPTSVGVALPPDDPKAQKVRDAGGVDGVALTVVNVEQPQLPKTGGPGVHRLGAFGLLLLALGSMSVINDSQGARRRLLI